The window AGGACTCTCTCCTGTCATCGCCATTGGCCAGCAAACCTCCGGTATGCACGCCCGCTCTACCGTGGGCACCCTCTCCGACTTGTATGATTTTTTGCGCTTGTTATTTGCCCGTACGGGTACAACAACGAGCGATATCCAACTTTCCCGTTCACTCTTTTCCTTCAATTCCATCGCAGGAAAATGCCATCAATGTCAGGGAATCGGCCAGGAAGAAGAAATTGATCTGAACCGATTGATTGCCGATCCGCCCAAAACCATTCGGGAAGGCGCCCTCGCCACTACGCTGCCTACAGGCTATATCATGTACTCCCAGGTGACCATTGATGTGCTCAACCAGGTATGCAAAGCAGAAGGTTTTCACGTTGATATTCCCTGGAATCAACTTACCAGCGAGCAACAAGCCATCATTTTGTATGGTAGTCAAAAGATCAAGGTACCTTTTGGTAAACACAGTCTGGAATCTCGGCTCAAATGGACCGGCATCAAAGCCAAACCTCGTGAAGAAGGCTTTTACAAAGGCATGATCCCCATCATGTCTGATATCCTTCGGCGAGATCGCAATGCCAATATCCTGAAATATGTCCATGCAATAACTTGTACTGCTTGTCAGGGTGCCCGGCTGAACCAGGATGCCTTGAGCGTGCTGGTGCATGGTCAATCCATTGCGAACATCAGTTCCTTCGAAGTTCAGGCTTTGGCCGATTGGATAAAGTCCAACAGGTGGTCATCCGTCGCTTCACCCATTACCCAACAGCTGCTACGGCGACTGGAGGTCCTTGCTAATCTGGGATTGGGACATTTGACACTAAACCGACCCGCCAACACCTTGCGCCCCGGAGAAATCCAGCGCATACGCATCGCCAATCAGATCCTCGCGCCACTGAGTAATGTCCTATACATTTTCGACGAACCTTCCGTAGGGCTGCATCATACCGAACAAGCGGTAATGATGCAATACTTCCGTGGATTGGTGAATCGTGGAAATACCGTCATGCTGGTGGAGCATCAACTCCCAACCATTCGCAGCGTTGACCACCTCATTGATATCGGGCCAGGCGCCGGAAGCAACGGGGGCACTGTATTATTCAACGGGACTTTACAGGAATTTCTTCAAAAAAAGCCCTTAACCCAGCATAACCCCACTCACCGTGCGTTGACGGAACCAGTATCACCAAGAAAATCCAAAGGCGGAAAACAACACGGTGTGCTGCGCCTGGCGGGATGTCACGGCCGCAACTTAAAGCACATTGATGTCTCCTTTCAGTTAGGGAAACTCAATATCATTAGCGGTAAATCCGGCACAGGAAAGTTCACTTTGGTAAAAGACACATTAGTTCGACTCATTCAACAAAAACTTGGCCTTCAGGAAACAGATGAGCCTGTCTCAGTGGAATCTGGAGAAAACCTGGACGCCATCCAACAACTGGTCTATGTGAGTCATACCCCCATCGGTAAGACACCACGCAGCAACCCGGCGACTTACCTGGGACTGGCAGACCATATCCGCGACTTGTTTGCGAGTCTACCGGAAGCAAAAGCCTCAGGATTCACCAAATCCCGGTTCTCTTTCAACAACAAAGGTGGACGATGTGAAACATGCCAGGGAGCAGGAAAAGTTCAAATCGGGATGCATTTCCTGGGGAAAGTTGATCTCACTTGTGGTACTTGTAACGGCAATCGGTTTAACGAATCCACGTTGAATATTCGGTACAAAGAAAAGTCCATCGCAGACTGTTATCGACTGTCTGTTGATCAGGCAATAGATTTTTTTGAAGGACAACCTAAGATTCTAAAAGGCCTACACATCCTTCAGGAAATTGGATTGGGCTATTTATCGCTCGGTCAGTCCTCCACTACCCTCTCAGGAGGTGAAGCACAACGCATCAAAATCGCCAACCAACTACAGAAAAAAGATACCGGGGATACACTATACGTACTCATCGAACCTGCCTTAGGGCTGCATCATCAGGACATTAGTTCGCTGATGCAGTTGTTTGATCGATTGAAAAGAAACGGAAACACCATTGTTTGCATTGAGCAGCAAGAAACCATCATCCAGTCGGCAGATTGGCACATTGAATTAGGTCCCGAGAGCGGCATGGCCGGTGGGCATATCCATCATATGGGACTACCACAACCCATGCAGGAGCATCAACCAGCACCCGCCTTAACCATCACTCCTGCTGCTAAGCATAAGATGATATCGTTGCAAGGCGTAAATACACATGGTCTGAAAAACCTGCAGGTTGACTTTCCAAAAAACCAATTGAGTGTGGTCACGGGCGTATCTGGGAGTGGCAAGTCTTCGTTGGTCTATGACACGTTGTATGCCGAAGCTAACGCCAGATTCACGGCCTCACTCTCCACTTATCATCGAAGTTTGCTACAACAAAACAATCCATCAATCATTCGGTCCTACGAAGGGTTAGGGCCAGCCATAGGCATTCGTCGCAAAAAAGGTACTCCGAACAAGCGGTCTACCGCAGGTACCTTATCTGGCGTATATGATGCTTTTCGCCTGCTCTACTCCAGGATCGCGCAACAAGCGGGTAAGTCCTTCACCGCACAACATTTTTCCTACAACCATCACCTTGGCGCATGCCCACACTGTGAGGGGATCGGTACACTAAGAAAATGCGACCCTGAAACGTTGATCACCGCCCCGGAAAAATCACTCCTTGCCGGAGCCCTGTCGTCCAACAAAGGCTTAACCTATTATGTCGATCCACATGGCCAGTTCATGGCTACCTTAAATACAGTAGCTCAACACCACCACTGGGACTTCAATCAGCCCTGGAACGAATTATCCGAGGAGATTCAATACGCTGTACTTTACGGCACTGGTGATCAATCTTGGGAGGTGACCTGGCATTTTAAAACCAAAACGAAGACGGGCAGACAAAACCTTACGGCCAAATGGCTGGGGTTGTGTACCTACGTCGAAGACGAGTATCAGCGCCGGTTACACAACAAAAACATCGAACACCTGGCCGTCCTGATGCATGATGTAACCTGCACAACTTGCCAGGGAAGCCGGTTAAAACCTGCCTTACTAGCCATTCAATTCTTGCAAAAAAACATCCATGAATTGACCCAGCTGACCATCAGCGACTGCTTAACTGCGTTGGATCAGCAACCTGATGACCCGGTCATTCAGCAAATAGCGGCAGTGGTTTTACCCGGTGTAAAGGCTACCCTAAAAACGATGCACGAGTTGGGTTTAGGGCATCTGCAGTTGAATCGAGCTATTCATACGCTTTCCGGTGGCGAATGGCAACGCGTGACACTATCCGGGCAGTTGTCGACGCACTTGTATGGGGTAACCTATGTGCTTGATGAACCCAGTATCGGTCTGGACGCGCAACAAGTCACAGTCCTGGTCAATGTCTTGCAGGAACTGATCCGCAATGGGAATACGGTAGTGGTCGTAGAACATGATCCTGACTTTATTCGATCCGCCGATTACGTGGTAGAAATGGGGCCTGGTGCGGGCAGTACGGGTGGAGAAATTGTTTTTCAAGGGCCCACCAAAAACATCCAACAGCATTTAGATTCGGCTACCTATAAGCTAGTCCACGCTTCAGCCATTGAACAGATTAAGCCAAATCAGCATGACACACAGACTTTTGGAATCAAAGGAGCGGCCAGCAATAACTTGAAGCACATCGATGTGACCTTCCAATCGGGACAAGTCACCACCATCACCGGCGTATCCGGCAGCGGTAAATCAAGCTTGATCAGGGAAGTCCTCTATCAATCATGGCTGAGGCAAGGCCCGATCAATTGCAAATCAGTTCATGGCCTTGGAGCATTTGAAGCTGTGGAATGGATCGATCAGGATCCTTTGACCCAAAGTAGGCTGAGTTCGCCTACTTTGTACCTGGGCTTACTGGATGCGCTTCAGGGCTTATTCTCGAAAACAGAGCAAGCCAAGCAGGGGAGCTTCAAAAAAGCCGATTTCTCATATCAAAGTAAGCGTGGGAAATGTCCAACCTGTTCGGGTCATGGAGCCGTGAAAACCAGCATGGACTTCATGAGCGATCTGTGGCTCACCTGCGATACTTGCCAGGGGCTGCGGTACCATCAGGATATCCTTGCCGTGACTTATCAGGAAAAAAATATCGGAGAAATCCTACAACTAACGATTCAGGAAGCGATTTCTATTTTCCAAGAAACCCTATCCGATCCCTTACAATTACTCATCGATTTAGGACTGGGACATTTGCAACTGGGTCAACCTTTTAACACCTTATCAGGCGGTGAAACACAGCGATTGAAACTAGCTAAGTCGCTGCTGAATAACCGAAAAGGATCTACCCTCTATATCTTTGACGAACCCAGCACCGGATTGCATTACCTCGACTTACGGAAATTGATCCAGGTCTTTCAATCCTTGATTGATCGGGGCGATACGTTGATTTTCATCGAACACAACCAAACCCTGATCCAGGCGGCTAATCAGGTGATCACCTTAGGACCGGGAAGTGGCGATAATGGTGGATGGTTGGTGTGATTGGGTGAATTCTATGTCCTCTAACAGTGGAACAGAAATGTACGATGTTCATGCAATATCAATTGGTACTACTCCAGCAAATAGAATAGTACTATTCCAGGATTAGAGAATGTATTGCTCAAGGTTTGATGAATGTACTATTCTAACAATGAAGAATGTACTACTCTAACGAATAGACTAGTAAAAAGACAAAAAGAAACCCGAAGCTTCCACTCCGGGTTTACCCATTTAAAATTCCAAAATGACTAATTGAGTTTCTTATGCCGCGTCGGCTGGCGCAAGCACTTCGATGGGCGATTTCAGTGTACTTACGCGAGGGTCATTGCTCTTATTATACCGGTTCCTGACCTGCAATTGGTAGAACCCTGCAGCCATTCCCTCCGGCACCCCAAAGATGATCTCAGAAGGGTTGTTTTTCACAATCGTTGTAATGTTGATCTCGGTTCCATCTTCTGCAATAAAGTACAATCCCTCATCTGCCGCTGCTTCATCAAATTTGAGTCGTCTTCCTGTTAACTGACCAATACTTCCGGCAGTGAGCACTTCATTGATGGTATCACTCCCGTGATCGATATATTTTGATAAAACCGGGTTAGAACGATCTGCCACGTCATTTACTTTCTCCACGGAGGTATCCCGAAAGGCTTTGGTGAACTGCGTGGTAGGGATCGTATCCACTTTGATTTGATGGCGATTGGGATCGAATGTATCTTCTTCGTTTTCGAAGGACCCTTTGATGTCGGGTCGGCGCTGTTCAAGGGAAGTGTTGACGTAATAGCCACGTTTGGCTAATTCTAAAATGCTGTTGTTCCAAAGCGTAACTACGGCACGGATATCAGATTCACTTTGTCCCGTACCTTTTTCCAGCATGTACTGGATAAGTTCTTCTTCACCATAGGTGCCTGTTGGGTTGATTTTTGCGTAGTATTTACCTTCTACCAATGGATTCTCAACAAGATAATATCTCATAGATGTTTGTTTATTTAGTTAAAAAAATAGAACGGAAATAAACTGAAGACGCGCCCTTAGTTATCTCTGATGTTTTGCTCTTAAATAGACGGAGCCTGCCTAGAAATAGTTACAGAAATGGAAAGGTTTTTTGTATTATTTTAAGAAGTTTTAACTTCAGTCATTCCTACACCCGTTTCACCCGGTCTGAGCCCGACCGCCGGATGATGGTTCACTTTTCATTTCTTCATTCTTTTTTTATCCGTCATTCCGGTTTTTGGAGTACAATGGAGAAATACCGCCAGGCGGCCCTGCGGAATCTAATACATTGGAGCAAGTACTAAAACATCTTGAGATTCCGGCACTTCCTTACAGTCCGGCCGGAATGACGCTTCATTTTTTGGTTCTGGTTATACTTTTTTGTCCGTCATCCCAGCGATTATTTGAAAATCGAAAAGTTTTGCATTCATAATACTAATCTGCCGGGATCTCATCAAAAGGAGCATCTTGAGATTCCACAGGGCAACCTGGTGATACATCAATCAACGAAGAACCAAAAACCATAAGTCTGCTATGAGCTCCGGCAGTAGGAATAATACATTCTCCCCCCTACCACAGTTGAAGTATTTAACCTGAGGGTACGGGGTAAGTGCATAACTCAGTTGGAAAATGGCAGAAAGATTGCCTAGTTTAGAAACTTCTGTATACAACCAATGACTTCCTGATCCTTGATCCTAAAGACATTACTACAACCAAAAACACATATCTATTAAGCATATGACAGCTTTTGCCCTTTTCAGGACGGTGATTTGGTGCATTCAAAGATCAATAACGTCTTGTGCATACTCCAATAATCCAGTCGAACCCTAGTAATCGCATTGAAAGATTCAGCTCAATACCTTTCTAATTCATTTCATTGAAACCATACCATCATCATGTCCATACCTAACAACCATTCCTTCTCCTCCGCTTTCCCTTTCGAGATCAAAATCGAAAACCAATTCATGGATGAAGGACATTCTACCCTTTACATCGTCAACAAGATAGATGAGGCAGCGACAGAACAACAACTCAAGTTATTGATCAATGTCGTGGCCCCAGGACAATATACCTTTAAAGCTATGGACTCGACAAAGTCACCTGGTCCAAATTATTACCATATGGCCTTGGCTTTTCGACCTGGGGTGTTATTGGATGCAGTAGCTCAATCCTTCCATCAGGTCCTTACCGTGGGCATAGACGAGGCCTTAGGAAAAGACAATACCTGCATTGTTCACGGACCGGTCTTGCGTTCCGACAAGGCAAAAGTTTGGTACGTTACCTTTAAGGAAGATGTAACTACGAACTGTGCTACTCAACCAAGTGTAGATTGGATCGCACAAAAAGAGGCAACAGACGGCCTTCAATTAACGCGGTTTACTATCAGTCCTGATGGTCATTGGTATGGTATTGACATCAATCATAAACTCTACGCAAAAACCCCTGGTGAGGCTACCTGGAAGTCATATTCCTGGTCAAGGCGAATAGAAAGCATGACCATGCTACCGAATAAACATGCGATTTATGTTGGTTTAGACAACACGCTTGTTTTGAGTGGTCTTGTAGTCGGTGAACAGAACATATGGCACCCATATCAACCATTGACCTATGTCAGGTCAATCGTCAGTACTTCGAAAAACAATCTTATTGGGATCAACCAGCAAGGGCATTTAGTTCATATTGAATTACCCTACGGGGTGCTCAAGGCCATCCCAAAGGTTTTAGATACCTCGCTTACCCTGATCAGTGTCGGCTTGTTTCCTGACGGAAGAATCCTGGGAGTTGATTCCCAGCATGATTTGCACGAATGGAATGAATCAATCAATCGTTGGTCACCTATTTTGAGTTCAACTAAACTCCTTGATGTAACCGTAGATGCCGACGGTAATGTCTTCGCAGTAGGTACCGACCATCAGATTTATAGGCAATCCTTGACTTACTCCCCTAAAAACGTACTCAATATCCCTCTTAAGGGTATTTCCGCAGCTGCAGGAACTGGCGCAAGATCCAGTCAAATCGAGTGTCAATTCGGGAAAGTACATATGAATGGAAATCCGCATGATTTCAAGTTCAAAGCCAATACACAAGTCAGCATTGTTAATCATCAGGGAAGTGGCTATGCGCCTCTGCATTTTGGGATATTAGGCAGCGATGTGATGGTCAAAGACAAACAGAACACGTTAAAGCCGTATTTCTTAACGCAAGAACGTGTTCCTATCACGCTAGGAAAAGAAACCACCATCACTTTCACCTTTCCTTATACAGACGGAAACAAATTTCCCGGTATCGGTAAAAGCGATCAAGTTGAGGGTATATCCGGAGTTGATGCTGACGAACATTTTACTGCAGAACCTAAAAAACAGGACACAACTCACCATACATGGAACTTCTCGTTCAAGGGGAACGATGATCTGATTGGCGCTCAGCTCTTTGAAGGGATTTTTGAATTTCGCAACATTCAAGTGTCCGATTATCGAGGACCTGTCATTGTCGAAGTTGTTGTCAAAAACCTCCCCGGTTATTGGGACAGTGTATTTCAAATTCCAGTGGTCATTGGGGACTCCTCATTAACTGATGCGCTCAACCTCGTCACCACTACCAAAGGAGGTAATTCTGAAAATATAGGATCCAAAATTAACTTCTTTAGTGGGGGAACACATGGAAAGGGTTTACCCAGTGTAGCGATTGAAGAGAATTGGGGGTTAGAATTATACGGGTCACTTCCGAATACAAAGAATCCAGTAGTCAAGCATGGGCAGGGGATCAGGGTCAGAAGAGCAAATCTCATCATTCCTGAGGGAAAGTTG of the Cytophagales bacterium genome contains:
- a CDS encoding DNA-binding domain-containing protein; this encodes MRYYLVENPLVEGKYYAKINPTGTYGEEELIQYMLEKGTGQSESDIRAVVTLWNNSILELAKRGYYVNTSLEQRRPDIKGSFENEEDTFDPNRHQIKVDTIPTTQFTKAFRDTSVEKVNDVADRSNPVLSKYIDHGSDTINEVLTAGSIGQLTGRRLKFDEAAADEGLYFIAEDGTEINITTIVKNNPSEIIFGVPEGMAAGFYQLQVRNRYNKSNDPRVSTLKSPIEVLAPADAA
- a CDS encoding ATP-binding cassette domain-containing protein; this encodes MSRTVTPEIVIEGAKTNNLQNISLRIPHHQLIAVTGISGSGKSSLVFDLIAQEAQRRYFETLPNFARQFSGKLNRPEVDVIEGLSPVIAIGQQTSGMHARSTVGTLSDLYDFLRLLFARTGTTTSDIQLSRSLFSFNSIAGKCHQCQGIGQEEEIDLNRLIADPPKTIREGALATTLPTGYIMYSQVTIDVLNQVCKAEGFHVDIPWNQLTSEQQAIILYGSQKIKVPFGKHSLESRLKWTGIKAKPREEGFYKGMIPIMSDILRRDRNANILKYVHAITCTACQGARLNQDALSVLVHGQSIANISSFEVQALADWIKSNRWSSVASPITQQLLRRLEVLANLGLGHLTLNRPANTLRPGEIQRIRIANQILAPLSNVLYIFDEPSVGLHHTEQAVMMQYFRGLVNRGNTVMLVEHQLPTIRSVDHLIDIGPGAGSNGGTVLFNGTLQEFLQKKPLTQHNPTHRALTEPVSPRKSKGGKQHGVLRLAGCHGRNLKHIDVSFQLGKLNIISGKSGTGKFTLVKDTLVRLIQQKLGLQETDEPVSVESGENLDAIQQLVYVSHTPIGKTPRSNPATYLGLADHIRDLFASLPEAKASGFTKSRFSFNNKGGRCETCQGAGKVQIGMHFLGKVDLTCGTCNGNRFNESTLNIRYKEKSIADCYRLSVDQAIDFFEGQPKILKGLHILQEIGLGYLSLGQSSTTLSGGEAQRIKIANQLQKKDTGDTLYVLIEPALGLHHQDISSLMQLFDRLKRNGNTIVCIEQQETIIQSADWHIELGPESGMAGGHIHHMGLPQPMQEHQPAPALTITPAAKHKMISLQGVNTHGLKNLQVDFPKNQLSVVTGVSGSGKSSLVYDTLYAEANARFTASLSTYHRSLLQQNNPSIIRSYEGLGPAIGIRRKKGTPNKRSTAGTLSGVYDAFRLLYSRIAQQAGKSFTAQHFSYNHHLGACPHCEGIGTLRKCDPETLITAPEKSLLAGALSSNKGLTYYVDPHGQFMATLNTVAQHHHWDFNQPWNELSEEIQYAVLYGTGDQSWEVTWHFKTKTKTGRQNLTAKWLGLCTYVEDEYQRRLHNKNIEHLAVLMHDVTCTTCQGSRLKPALLAIQFLQKNIHELTQLTISDCLTALDQQPDDPVIQQIAAVVLPGVKATLKTMHELGLGHLQLNRAIHTLSGGEWQRVTLSGQLSTHLYGVTYVLDEPSIGLDAQQVTVLVNVLQELIRNGNTVVVVEHDPDFIRSADYVVEMGPGAGSTGGEIVFQGPTKNIQQHLDSATYKLVHASAIEQIKPNQHDTQTFGIKGAASNNLKHIDVTFQSGQVTTITGVSGSGKSSLIREVLYQSWLRQGPINCKSVHGLGAFEAVEWIDQDPLTQSRLSSPTLYLGLLDALQGLFSKTEQAKQGSFKKADFSYQSKRGKCPTCSGHGAVKTSMDFMSDLWLTCDTCQGLRYHQDILAVTYQEKNIGEILQLTIQEAISIFQETLSDPLQLLIDLGLGHLQLGQPFNTLSGGETQRLKLAKSLLNNRKGSTLYIFDEPSTGLHYLDLRKLIQVFQSLIDRGDTLIFIEHNQTLIQAANQVITLGPGSGDNGGWLV